One genomic window of Cydia strobilella chromosome 11, ilCydStro3.1, whole genome shotgun sequence includes the following:
- the LOC134745326 gene encoding uncharacterized protein LOC134745326, which translates to MTSPKVRAPWRVGSSRGELLRRNIMDEHRSENPDASTEATRLIMDSDPGVGERAKRTFKYRTPSDLRIRQQRRATRAATMFVVMTNPFTELTLEQAEHIKGTLESCLMKLANVQTEDTYCPSFLGTPRYSEGVLKLRCEGMKDVEWLQDAVATITSPIPGTDLVVQRQRAIPRRLKCAVLLPFCSDDTETIHNILITQNEWYKISKWALYKVERTEDPPGTFLVIGIPFDEISTVMARERRLLYKEKVGYIRFFGKMEKLEDVPPGVFMSRIEAGASDGLSAEK; encoded by the coding sequence ATGACATCCCCAAAGGTGCGGGCTCCGTGGAGGGTGGGAAGCTCGAGAGGTGAATTATTAAGAAGAAATATAATGGATGAACACAGATCAGAAAACCCTGATGCTTCTACAGAAGCAACGAGATTAATTATGGACTCTGATCCAGGCGTAGGTGAGAGGGCAAAACGGACTTTCAAGTATCGCACGCCATCAGATTTACGCATTAGACAACAACGCAGAGCCACGCGTGCGGCCACTATGTTCGTGGTAATGACAAATCCCTTTACTGAATTGACATTAGAGCAAGCGGAACACATTAAGGGTACTCTCGAAAGCTGTCTTATGAAGCTTGCTAACGTTCAGACCGAAGACACGTACTGCCCTTCGTTCCTGGGAACACCACGCTACAGCGAAGGTGTGCTCAAGTTACGCTGCGAGGGCATGAAAGACGTGGAATGGCTACAGGACGCTGTAGCCACTATAACCTCACCAATCCCGGGCACTGACCTAGTAGTTCAACGCCAAAGGGCCATCCCAAGAAGACTTAAATGTGCAGTCTTGCTACCTTTTTGCTCGGACGACACCGAAACGATCCACAATATCCTGATTACTCAAAACGAGTGGTATAAAATCAGCAAGTGGGCTCTCTACAAGGTCGAGCGCACCGAGGACCCTCCAGGTACCTTTTTAGTTATTGGTATCCCATTCGACGAGATATCAACGGTGATGGCAAGGGAGCGTAGGCTCTTGTATAAAGAGAAGGTCGGTTATATCCGCTTTTTTGGGAAAATGGAAAAGCTCGAGGATGTCCCACCAGGTGTCTTTATGTCACGAATAGAAGCCGGGGCCTCTGATGGTTTATCAGCTGAAAAGTAG